Proteins encoded in a region of the Stieleria neptunia genome:
- a CDS encoding ABC transporter permease: MYRWLLCFRYLKTRYIALASIISVTLGVATLIVVNSVMSGFSTEMHERLHGLASDVMIECHATGGMPDPDAHLREIERICGPALVGSSVSVSVPAMLGIDFRGQQIGRHVNLIGLDPVTYDSVSDFGKYLLHPENQKSASFKLRDSGYAPDRKELAAAGWSHRRDRVSEERRIEKMVAQERQMMAELHRKANGQSEPSEQDEAAANAAEGPSFGPSFSQELMSGADGPLVASLDPMEEQFPGIILGISTCSVRHRDDAGQVQDHYYAQPGDDVRMMFPNAAGETKVINQKFTVVDLYESGMSEYDSTFAFVRLDQLQEFRGMIDPETGVRSVTTIQLKLAEGTDLNAIRDALRDRFPPELYAYNIQTWRDLQGPLLSAVRLETTILNILLFLIIAVAGFGILATFFMIVVEKTRDIGTLKALGASGRGVSSIFMTYGLLLGFVGSGAGLIGGLLFVHYINDIAELLELFTGQEVFDPTVYYFTEIPTIVHPFTLVWVMCGAVAIAVMASVLPAMRAARMHPVQALRFE; encoded by the coding sequence ATGTATCGCTGGTTACTCTGCTTTCGTTATCTCAAAACACGCTACATCGCACTGGCGTCGATCATCAGTGTCACCTTGGGCGTGGCGACGTTGATCGTCGTCAACAGCGTGATGAGCGGATTCTCGACCGAGATGCACGAACGGCTGCACGGTCTGGCGTCGGATGTCATGATCGAATGCCATGCCACCGGCGGCATGCCCGATCCCGACGCCCACCTACGTGAAATCGAGCGGATCTGTGGCCCGGCACTGGTCGGATCCTCGGTCAGCGTCAGCGTCCCCGCCATGCTGGGGATCGATTTCCGCGGCCAACAAATCGGCCGGCACGTCAATTTGATCGGACTGGACCCGGTGACCTATGACAGCGTCAGCGACTTCGGCAAATACCTGCTGCATCCGGAAAACCAGAAATCGGCCAGCTTCAAGCTCCGCGATTCGGGCTATGCCCCCGACCGCAAGGAACTCGCCGCGGCCGGTTGGAGTCACCGCCGTGACCGTGTCAGCGAAGAACGTCGCATCGAAAAAATGGTCGCCCAAGAGCGACAGATGATGGCCGAGTTGCATCGCAAGGCAAATGGCCAAAGCGAGCCGTCCGAGCAGGACGAAGCCGCCGCAAACGCCGCCGAAGGACCATCCTTCGGACCTTCATTCTCCCAGGAGTTGATGTCCGGTGCTGATGGGCCGTTGGTCGCCTCCCTGGATCCGATGGAGGAACAATTCCCTGGCATCATCTTGGGGATTTCAACCTGCAGCGTCCGCCACCGCGACGACGCCGGCCAAGTCCAGGATCACTACTACGCCCAACCGGGCGACGACGTTCGTATGATGTTTCCCAACGCGGCGGGCGAAACGAAAGTCATCAACCAGAAATTCACCGTCGTCGATTTGTATGAATCCGGGATGAGCGAGTACGACAGCACGTTTGCGTTCGTCCGCCTGGATCAACTGCAAGAATTCCGCGGCATGATCGATCCGGAAACCGGCGTCCGCAGCGTCACCACGATTCAATTAAAACTGGCCGAAGGCACGGATCTGAACGCCATCCGCGACGCCTTGCGCGATCGTTTTCCGCCCGAGTTGTACGCCTACAACATCCAGACCTGGCGCGACCTGCAAGGCCCACTGCTGTCGGCGGTGCGTTTGGAAACCACGATCTTGAACATCCTGCTGTTCCTGATCATCGCCGTCGCCGGCTTCGGAATCCTCGCCACGTTCTTCATGATTGTGGTCGAAAAAACACGCGACATCGGAACCCTCAAGGCATTGGGCGCCTCCGGACGCGGCGTCAGCAGCATCTTCATGACCTACGGATTGCTGCTCGGATTTGTGGGCAGCGGTGCCGGCCTGATCGGTGGGCTGTTATTCGTGCACTACATCAACGACATCGCCGAGTTGCTGGAACTGTTTACCGGCCAGGAAGTGTTCGATCCGACGGTCTACTACTTCACCGAGATCCCCACGATCGTTCATCCCTTCACGCTGGTTTGGGTGATGTGCGGCGCCGTTGCCATCGCCGTGATGGCGAGCGTGTTGCCGGCCATGCGGGCGGCACGCATGCATCCCGTTCAAGCGCTGCGTTTCGAATGA
- a CDS encoding cytochrome c oxidase subunit 3, producing MAAEINVTDSFNDRGAPPRPLLPVDRRVKQGGWLFLLSLFVFFGATLLLYALYAVSRSDDPLKWVPLPKTFLVSTVCLIAISFLVHAATRTVRRDRFRATAWLLGISTTAAVVFTVVQCLAMTEILLGPATFEGPGRGVAGMVVVLAVLHALHVLGGIVALGIVTTRSATGMYDHERHWPVDFAAHYWHFLDLVWVCMIVTFWLTTGGFGF from the coding sequence ATGGCTGCAGAAATTAATGTGACCGACTCCTTCAACGACCGCGGTGCCCCGCCGCGCCCCTTGCTACCGGTGGACCGCCGGGTCAAGCAGGGGGGGTGGCTGTTCTTGCTTTCGCTGTTCGTTTTTTTCGGCGCCACGCTGCTGCTCTATGCCCTCTACGCGGTCTCGCGAAGCGACGATCCGCTGAAATGGGTGCCGCTTCCCAAGACCTTTCTGGTCAGCACGGTTTGCCTGATCGCGATCAGCTTTCTGGTCCACGCCGCGACGCGGACGGTGCGTCGCGATCGGTTTCGCGCGACCGCTTGGCTGCTGGGGATCAGCACCACCGCCGCCGTGGTGTTTACGGTCGTCCAGTGCCTGGCGATGACCGAAATCCTGCTCGGACCGGCGACCTTTGAAGGCCCCGGCCGCGGTGTGGCGGGGATGGTCGTGGTGCTGGCCGTTCTGCACGCCCTGCACGTGCTCGGGGGCATCGTCGCGCTGGGCATCGTCACCACCCGCTCGGCGACCGGGATGTATGACCACGAACGGCACTGGCCGGTCGATTTCGCCGCCCACTACTGGCACTTTCTCGATCTCGTCTGGGTCTGCATGATCGTCACGTTTTGGCTGACCACGGGCGGATTCGGGTTCTAG